TTTACAAGACTACAAACAGCTACAAATTTTTCTCCCAAACCTAGACTTGCGCCTTTAATCAGAAACtttattcatacatttcaaataacaaaggACGAAAGTTTCCGCGAGTCGTTGTCACCGACATATAGCAAGCCCCTAGTTGGGCTTAGTTTGCGAAACAAGTAAAATTGAAATTCTTGTAGAGTTTGCGAGATCATACTTTACGCTAAGATGGGGTTAACGAATAGGTTTTATCATATACAATTGGTTAATGATTTGTTATACGGAATACAATTACTTTAAACCAGTTAGTTCTAATgagttattttgaaatttgtgttatttaatctacagtattattataaaacggaagaatttgtttgtttgtttgtaattgataaactcaaaaactattggACTGATTTTAGAAATCCTTTCACCATTAAAGCTGCAACTTCTCTGacataagaaagaaaataagtcGGAGCGAGCTAGTGATGAATAAACATATCacttatatcaatataatatacgcgttattatatttcattaataacaattaaccgGAACGGTTTTATTAACCGGAACCGTAGGCccattttcttttcctttcccttccccgtccatttcttctttccagctgtcaatcctttccttatccctttccccttaaaagcaaGTAGTGCATTTGTAtatctgcgaatgttcacgggccgtggtgatcgctaaccatcaggcgaaccatcagttCAGTTACCTGCTTAtggcaaacaaaaaattaaataaaaccagaTTTGTATACCATATCAACAACATCTTAGCAGAAGCCAAGGTGCTGTCTCTGTTAAATTGTGCTTTCCAAAAGTCACTCAAGGTGAAAACCAGACATCCACTACCTAACTCTATAAGAAATACAGGGTAATATAATGTTCAATTTAGTTTGTTGAAGGAATTGTGAACACaacttcacatttattatatattttgtgataattCACTATTAACTCAACGCGTTATACGAGTGTGACCCAAATTGTATTGAAGCGTGCTCCACCGTTTCaatgttgatttttatttaaaataattataatagggATAATTATAACTTCCCCCAGCTAAAGTCAAGACGATCAAATTGGGGTCTGTATTTATTCAATCGTAAAGTCCGATTCTTTGAACGTTCTTAACCACATTTGAACATTTTTGTTGGACGTAACAggcaatattatttctatcttATTCTTTGAtactgataaaattatttcgcggacagaggaataaaggaaaggaaaatTATGCGCACGTAATGAGATTCGCGTACGTTTTCTCAGAACAGATATTGAATGTTATTCacaaaattgctttatttgaaagaatcggctccattaaaaattaaactacgGAGACTGACGGAATTATTTCgaaattttgtgttaaattttcCTTCCTCATActtctgttttttatataaaatgctcTTAGTTTGATTCCAATTAATTTCCTAATTATAGATTGATTTCAATTAATCCCTAAATTAACTAATGTAATAAGTTTTACCCGTAAAAACTTTTATGATCTAATAAGTAACTACCTTCTTTCATAAGCACTTAGAGCAGTCTAGTTAAAGAACGTTTGAGTATTACTTGATTTcaccaatattattattataaacgtattatttCCCTCTTTCCAGATACGAAATTTCGATGTTCCAGCCagaagaatgaataaatattgctaGATATGGCGGTCGGTCTCCTGTATGGAGCGCTAGGCGCATTAGCTCTGGTCACTCGAACTGGTAAGTCATCTATTGAGTTTATATTACTAActtaacatacaaaattgcCTAAATCCGGCTATTCTAATGTATATGGGCGTTGATCCCTAGATTGATGGAAATTTGCTTTCCTGCCAtcacagtaatattataaatgtgaaagtttgtttgcttgaatgtttgtccgtcaatcacgctgagactactgaacggattttggtgaaatttaGTATGATGACAGGCATACCCTGTCAGCTCATTAACTAACTTGGGTGAtcggatactttttatcccgattataTGCTCCCTTGGAATAAAAGGAAAgttgatatccgggcgaagccggaaaGTGTTCGAAATGTAAAcgatataatgaaataatcatttttaaaattgattgaaaCCTTTATTTCTGAATGTAAACTACGATAGATAAATTAAGGCGTAAAACAAACAGAGTAGCATAAAGAATAAACCTGCAGAACTGTTGgtatattggaataaaattcGGCTCCTAAATTGTTAGAGTCTAAGGCTACTAGCtgccgtatcccgtaggaataacgggataaaaagtttccagttgtccagctgtctacgtactaaatttcattgcgatcggttcagtaaattttgcgtgaaagggcaacaaacacacacatccttacaaactttcgcatatataatattagtaggattagtaggattgcaCAGTTTTAATTCCGAAAATCTCACGGGGACGGAAACTATGTGGAAAAATCAGAACTGTCTATCTTTTACTTTTGACTGAGTGGACAAGCTAATAAAGCATTCTTCCAGAATCTCTTATACATAAACTTGTATATTCGAAATAATCATGTAAAcagaaacattaattttaataaccacAACACACAAATACTTAAGCANNNNNNNNNNNNNNNNNNNNNNNNNNNNNNNNNNNNNNNNNNNNNNNNNNNNNNNNNNNNNNNNNNNNNNNNNNNNNNNNNNNNNNNNNNNNNNNNNNNNNNNNNNNNNNNNNNNNNNNNNNNNNNNNNNNNNNNNNNNNNNNNNNNNNNNNNNNNNNNNNNNNNNNNNNNNNNNNNNNNNNNNNNNNNNNNNNNNNNNNNNNNNNNNNNNNNNNNNNNNNNNNNNNNNNNNNNNNNNNNNNNNNNNNNNNNNNNNNNNNNNNNNNNNNNNNNNNNNNNNNNNNNNNNNNNNNNNNNNNNNNNNNNNNNNNNNNNNNNNNNNNNNNNNNNNNNNNNNNNNNNNNNNNNNNNNNNNNNNNNNNNNNNNNNNNNNNNNNNNNNNNNNNNNNNNNNNNNNNNNNNNNNNNNNNNNNNNNNNNNNNNNNNNNNNNNNNNNNNNNNNNNNNNNNNNNNNNNNNNNNNNNNNNNNNNNNNNNNNNNNNNNNNNNNNNNNNNNNNNNNNNNNNNNNNNNNNNNNNNNNNNNNNNNNNNNNNNNNNNNNNNNNNNNNNNNNNNNNNNNNNNNNNNNNNNNNNNNNNNNNNNNNNNNNNNNNNNNNNNNNNNNNNNNNNNNNNNNNNNNNNNNNNNNNNNNNNNNNNNNNNNNNNNNNNNNNNNNNNNNNNNNNNNNNNNNNNNNNNNNNNNNNNNNNNNNNNNNNNNNNNNNNNNNNNNNNNNNNNNNNNNNNNNNNNNNNNNNNNNNNNNNNNNNNNNNNNNNNNNNNNNNNNNNNNNNNNNNNNNNNNNNNNNNNNNNNNNNNNNNNNNNNNNNNNNNNNNNNNNNNNNNNNNNNNNNNNNNNNNNNNNNNNNNNNNNNNNNNNNNNNNNNNNNNNNNNNNNNNNNNNNNNNNNNNNNNNNNNNNNNNNNNNNNNNNNNNNNNNNNNNNNNNNNNNNNNNNNNNNNNNNNNNNNNNNNNNNNNNNNNNNNNNNNNNNNNNNNNNNNNNNNNNNNNNNNNNNNNNNNATACTTAAgcatttatctttaatttccGCGGCACGGATTCACAAAAGCGTTCGGAGTCACGCAACCATTACGACTCGAATTTTTCCATCTAATGCTGGTGAAATTTTGGAAGTCATTCCATATAATGGAAGGTCTTGATTAAAGTGGTCACGATGTAATCCTGCTTGGATTTAACTGATCCCAGTTTTCgtataaagttgtttttaaatctctgcattattttaaattcggaTTGAAGTCCGAGATCGTCGTAATGACGTAATTCACTTATATTAAGTTTCGGTTATGTTTTGATGTAGCTCTTTGTGGCGTCGTTTTTGCTTCGCTTCGCTAGGACGGACTGTAGAAATAGGTGACTactgaaacaattatttttggtaTCAAACTTAAACGTCTTCATATTATTCAAACTGGAATAAATGGTATCACATTGcgggcaccagctttcaaatgaaaaaaagaatcgTAATCAGTTCACTCAGTATAAAGTTgcgaggtaacaaacacaaaaatatagtcGATTTACTACTCTtcgtttttttgaagtcggctgATAACAGGCTAAATGAATGCCCAACTCTTGTTGTGTACATACACTATGTTTCGTGATATTTATAGTCGAGTTTGCAATTTCAACTCTCATATGAAACGtgttaaatttgataaattagagtattgtaaaagtattttcaGTAGTCTAGCCTAAagataaacttaaattaaaaataatcggtcaagtgcgagttggaTTCGAGACACTAAGTGTTCCGTACAAATGAGCTAAATAACACCTGCCAAAATAGTCACCAATCCAATTTTTGACCGGTCAACCTCGATTGTTTTactatttgttgttatagcggAAATAGAAACGCATCTCAGAAGATTTTAACTATCTTACTAACACGTatcatgagatacagcctaGTGAAGGACCGACGGACAGACATACAGTCAGATGGACAAATATATACAGGTGAACAGCGAAGTctcaacattaattaaaacaatttattattattacttaactATTGCTATGTAAAgactaaacatataaaaaattcaaaaaagcTCAAAAAGTTCTATGATATAAAGTCctctatacataaaatttgcattacgattcaaatatttagtatttgaaaaaactatttgagaattttatttagatcctatacatatatttaactaaaatacaataaatttatacacagCAGCGCGTTACTAAAATAACGACACCcaattatcctactaatattataaatacgaaagtttgcaaggatgtgtgtgtatttgttgctctttcgcgcaaaaactactgaatcgattgcaatgaaatttggtacgtagacagctggacaactggaataacatataagcaactttttatcccgatatccttgtaggatacggacttacgcgggtgaaaccgcggggtgcagctagtattatattattcagcTATTATTCAGCTcaatttgaaacaatttacTGCTTATAACAATTCTAAAAATTGTACGACAATATAACAAAGCCCCAATTTCATattctgtttgtttaaattttgattgaaCTAAACACAGtacgttaataaattaatattgtgtaCGCAGCTTCGACATCAAAGCTTAGGTAATGGATTGTTACGTATTAGTTGagataatttgtaattacaatACTCTAGCTGTAAACGAGTAAATAAAAGCCTATGTAacgtaaatgtatttttgctaTTACAGACCGTATTTATGAGCTGAGAGAGCAAATATGGTTTTAAATCGTTTTAATAGTGTGTTTAGTAAACattgaattatatacaattaaaatatgtaaataaatgtatgaatataatatttactaacactagaataagattttatttacactttatcgGCTTGTGGCCTGAAATGAAatgagaataataaattattaaagaaaaaaatcaattattatgtgATAATATATCGGCAAGCCTTTCAATAAGTTGACTTAACATACAATGCACCTTTAACACCACCAGTGCTACCACGGTCGTGATCACTTACATTAGGATCCACTAGCTTGCATCTCCGCCATAAAATTGAAAGGGGTGATGAAATAGATAGTTCCATTCGGGTGAAAGCCGAATTGTGCAGCTTATGATTAggaatttacatatttaaagactttattgtgctatcaataaaatacaaaaacaaaacttacacGTAAACAAGAAGATACAGTACAAAATCGGCCTTATTGTTTCTATGTGGTCTCTACCAGACAACCAACTGAAAGATTTATAGCAACGTAACTCAACCGTAACTTAATTTAAGGTCGGTGTAAAGTATGAGTATATAGGAATATACAGTAGCTATCGCTACCAGTGATTGGAAATATCTTCAAGTTGAGTATGatgtatagatttatatattcataaaatgtttcacCCAAAAAGCGAAGAAGTTTTTCACGTcgactgtatttatttgttgtgtgACTCGATAACTTGGTGGGTTTTCAACTGATTGAAgtgattaattttgtatttgataggaaattgatTTCATTGGTCCATTAGAATTGGTCCATAGAATATTGACTGGTACCTGCTTGCTATGAAAACTGATAGTTAAAAGGTAaatgattgttatttattacgtaatataataattaattggaaaGAGATTTTATTCTCGGCTCACTAATTGAGTTTGcatattcttttaaaacataGAATCATTTTCTAGATAGACGGTCTCTATAATGGAAAACCGTTTTTTAGTAGATCGTACAGAATGAATTAGATTTTAATTGCCACGTCTCCGGTTTGAAAAACCGGGgcgataattaaaataactacatGCGATATTTCCCTTTATACTCTCACAGATaattttctacataatataggtatgtaatgtttttaaaacacttaCATAAAATCTTACAGACGTTTACAAAATTCTCTCTTCTCAGGTTGTACAGACAACACAAATGGTCTGGGTTCCGATGTGCAAGATGGGTACAGTGATGTTGAGTTGGGGCTGGCGCAGCGAGGCCCCTATTTCGACGTGGCGTACTCCAAGAATGTCACTGCTTTAGTGGGAAAGACAGCACAACTTAACTGCCGGGTTCATAATCTTGGGAACAGAACGGTACGTGGTGAAAAATGGACATCTATTTGTGAATATAAAGGATAGTaagaaacacaaataaaagatatacatgtaattttttatataccatAGTCTGCAATGGAGCGGATAGgccgcctaatggtaagcgctaccaccgcccatgaacatttggagagttTAAGGTCGATTgcggaccttacgcctcttcaaatggattgccgactacaaattggaaagggattagaaaggattgaagagaggAATAAGGGAAAGGACTGcgaagggtaaggaagagaATATGggcatattatatagtaatcGAGcgcttaattttaattataacatttagagAGACGTGGgtaagcattttaaatttaagataatagGTATTCATACGCGTTGAGAATAACAAAacacagtaaaatatattcgtaAAATCTGATAAACAGCAAATACAGTCAACGTCcctataatagttattattgaaGTTAAATTTTGCACCATTATATCGTGTGTTCGGTTTCTACAACGACAATGCTGTTGTTATAACGTGATTTTTGTAGACTGCTCTTATTAACATCGagtaataagtaataagtatatacaaatgtattttatataataaacaaagaaatttgAACACATCATCTTACGTAACCGCCTgttttgaccgcctccttagtacagtggttaacgcgtgagcgtagaaccgaggggtcctgggttcggtTCCCGGTGGgaacgcacaaaaaaaaaatgtctcggtctggtcTGGtcagaaaatcgatcagtgaaactgatgtacatcatctgccccataccccactaggggacacgggactttactttttttatcttacgtaacattaaataatcaagaaaacaataagaaagaagaaagcTGTGAAATTATATCGTGTATCTAATGATAAGTTACTTCCAGGTATCATGGATAAGGCACCGTGACATCCACCTGCTGACATCTGGAAGGATGACGTACACCTCTGACCAGAGGTTCATCAGCGTTCACAACCCTCACACGGAGGACTGGATACTGAAAGTGAATACTAACTTCTATATACCTTTTTCATCCTACACGCGTATTTGATActcaaaactatattttttagtatattgaatttattccgtgatttgtaattaaattatgccAATCCTGCTAGTTGTCCgcttataaattttcagtgtatttgtataaaagaaaaataatttgcaaaaaaaataattttcccgGGGATTCGGAGCATAGTTTTTACCTACAAGAGTCACCTCCAAGAAAcacttaaaatacatttaaaaactttgtcTATAAATACTTTTCTAAGCCAAgttttttcttcataattaattgttttacaattattttttacaaaactacCTTATATCGTCAGATAAGatctcttttttttcttatatatgaTCGTTTTCTCgattctttcaaataaaatcaaatcatcaaaatcgcccataaaaaatatatgattattatcacaaaaaaatgGGTCGTATTAAGAACTGCctcctttttttaaagtcagtTCAAGCACGTGTTCAGACTTGCCATGGAATCTTTAATTTAGATGATAAAAtgctttcatattaataattctgtTGACAATACACTGGAGACGGATTGTTTCATGAATAATAATCGAACGATGTGTTaaaaaatagcattaaaatcgatctaaattaaataaatatccatcCATTATTTATCATCTTTTTAACCATCGAAAGaggcaattaaatttatctagtCTTTTTCTAGTTCTAATTTAATTAGTCGTGATTTCCAACGATGGTAattcaacttttttttattgcttctcGATAGCTCGATTGAATATACTTTTTCTCCACAGGTGAGGTTCCCACAAAGAAGAGATTCAGGCATCTACGAATGTCAAGTCGGCACTACTCCTCCAATCGGCCATCGGATGTACCTCTCTGTCGTTGGTTAGTAGTAAATcagcattaaaattaatatctgttaatttttcctactaatattataaatacgaagtttttaagggtgtgtgtgtttgttgctctttcacgcaaaaactgctgtatagattgcaatgatatttggtacgaagacagctggacaagtggcataacatataggcaactttatatacCGATATTCCCAAGGGAATACCGCTGAATAAaccgctgggcgcagctagtatttaaataaataaatatttgagtttgagcaTGTTCAAGGCGACATTG
The Zerene cesonia ecotype Mississippi chromosome 14, Zerene_cesonia_1.1, whole genome shotgun sequence DNA segment above includes these coding regions:
- the LOC119831779 gene encoding zwei Ig domain protein zig-8-like isoform X2, translated to MAVGLLYGALGALALVTRTGCTDNTNGLGSDVQDGYSDVELGLAQRGPYFDVAYSKNVTALVGKTAQLNCRVHNLGNRTVSWIRHRDIHLLTSGRMTYTSDQRFISVHNPHTEDWILKVRFPQRRDSGIYECQVGTTPPIGHRMYLSVVEPLTTILGGPELFINTESTINLTCVVQHSPEPPPAIRWTHNDEEINYDSPRGGVSVITEKGEMTTSHLLVQKARGSDSGRYTCAPANANPRSVLVHVLSEHPAAMQHGGQLRLQYPLSAALLSVIVALMGC
- the LOC119831779 gene encoding zwei Ig domain protein zig-8-like isoform X1; its protein translation is MAVGLLYGALGALALVTRTGCTDNTNGLGSDVQDGYSDVELGLAQRGPYFDVAYSKNVTALVGKTAQLNCRVHNLGNRTVSWIRHRDIHLLTSGRMTYTSDQRFISVHNPHTEDWILKVRFPQRRDSGIYECQVGTTPPIGHRMYLSVVEPLTTILGGPELFINTESTINLTCVVQHSPEPPPAIRWTHNDEEINYDSPRGGVSVITEKGEMTTSHLLVQKARGSDSGRYTCAPANANPRSVLVHVLSGEHPAAMQHGGQLRLQYPLSAALLSVIVALMGC